Proteins from a single region of Thermosipho japonicus:
- a CDS encoding DEAD/DEAH box helicase family protein — MASKTKSSNNINIYPLLMNFIDEKAPIFEELPYDWRNVDLESFSDIKKLWDFQIEALKYAIRALYYYYEILNADKQKFWNELEEYSVDLDLSSIMNIRNSESDVWKILNRYFYNEGDKIPYSNFINRMGFWMATGSGKTLVIVKLIDTLITYMERGLIPKTNILFLTYRDDLIEQFKIHFEEFNKSQSGKILKLYELKDFNSVLNYKSFFEYPIFYYRSDNISDVQKDKIINYENYDNGGNWYVILDEAHKGDKESSKSQQYFSILSRNGFLFNFSATFTDERDILTTIFEFNLSSFIEKGYGKEIRIFDEKLKIKDKSIKDFEENKKYLIILKTLILLTYLKKISKELRNNKELSLEYHSPLAVFLVNSVNTIDSDLKLLFKLIKEITSIEGYEKILNSQIFKIAIESFNNPINPFDESKSFSGANIDRNFLSNITPLDVLKEVFNSETPGEIEIVKSKSEKELALKLMTSEKPFALIKVGDANKLFKSLVEEFKLKVQETFDDEDYFSDLDEKEHINMLLGSRAFYEGWDSNRPNVIVFINIGKGESTKKFVLQSIGRGLRVQPVKNGDRKRLGINTKFNIHKKFILPIETLFVWGTKPNVIKQVIESTREIIKNSGIKIELKKNIERINGNKLFVPYYKKVKRSINIDVLKNENIQKYIINTIDFNDVKNLLENISDELLYLFYLTKDDKPIEKIELLRELFEDKNKDKFFKIRDDKKRLGWHECIKDIIRYINNFVISDTISAVEESEEPIIHYKGIKIRIPKEEEVNKVKETIEKVYSEHDEKRISITGKDRDEIELDFIKEHYFIPVIKALDREVVKNLLVNILNERSEIEFINELKKKSNYFEIFDWWLFSKIVQKIDNIYIPYTNKEGNTEKFYPDFVFWFKKANNYFVVFVDPKSTEYADGYRKIDGFVKLFYESKKTKIFEKDGSKIIFDLYLFNKNFGSPEKYQEFWVGSVDEFINRLLKRFEIDK; from the coding sequence ATGGCAAGTAAAACAAAAAGTTCGAACAATATAAATATTTATCCTCTTTTGATGAATTTTATAGATGAAAAAGCACCAATTTTTGAAGAATTGCCATATGATTGGAGAAATGTAGATTTAGAGTCATTTTCCGATATCAAAAAATTATGGGATTTTCAAATTGAAGCATTAAAATATGCTATACGAGCATTGTATTATTATTATGAAATTCTAAATGCAGATAAACAAAAATTTTGGAATGAATTGGAAGAATATTCCGTAGATTTAGATTTATCATCTATTATGAATATTAGAAATTCTGAAAGTGATGTCTGGAAAATTCTAAATAGATATTTTTATAATGAAGGGGATAAGATACCGTATAGTAATTTTATTAACCGAATGGGATTTTGGATGGCTACTGGAAGTGGAAAAACATTAGTAATTGTTAAGCTAATTGATACTTTAATAACATATATGGAAAGAGGTCTAATACCAAAAACAAATATCCTTTTCTTAACATATAGAGATGATTTAATTGAGCAATTTAAAATTCATTTTGAAGAATTTAATAAATCTCAAAGTGGAAAAATTCTAAAATTATATGAGTTAAAAGATTTTAATAGTGTGCTTAATTACAAAAGTTTTTTTGAATATCCAATTTTTTATTATCGTTCTGATAATATTTCAGATGTTCAAAAAGATAAAATAATTAATTATGAAAACTATGATAATGGTGGAAATTGGTATGTTATTTTAGATGAGGCTCACAAAGGTGACAAAGAGTCTAGTAAATCGCAACAGTATTTTTCTATTTTATCAAGAAATGGATTTTTATTTAATTTTTCTGCAACATTTACAGATGAAAGAGACATTTTAACTACAATTTTTGAATTCAACTTATCATCTTTTATTGAAAAGGGATATGGCAAAGAAATTAGAATTTTTGATGAAAAATTGAAAATAAAAGATAAAAGTATTAAGGATTTTGAAGAGAATAAAAAATACTTGATAATTTTGAAAACATTGATTTTACTTACATATTTAAAAAAGATATCAAAAGAATTAAGAAATAACAAAGAACTTAGTTTGGAATATCATTCACCACTAGCAGTATTCCTAGTTAATTCAGTTAATACAATTGATTCAGATTTGAAGTTATTATTTAAGCTTATAAAAGAAATAACATCAATAGAAGGTTATGAAAAAATATTAAATTCTCAAATTTTTAAAATAGCTATTGAAAGTTTTAATAACCCTATTAATCCTTTTGATGAAAGTAAAAGCTTTTCTGGAGCAAATATTGACAGAAATTTTCTATCAAACATTACTCCTTTAGATGTTCTAAAAGAAGTATTTAATTCAGAAACTCCTGGTGAAATTGAAATAGTAAAATCAAAATCTGAAAAAGAATTAGCACTTAAACTTATGACAAGTGAAAAACCATTTGCTTTAATTAAAGTAGGAGATGCTAACAAATTATTTAAATCTCTGGTTGAAGAATTCAAGTTAAAAGTTCAAGAAACTTTTGATGATGAAGATTATTTTTCAGATTTAGATGAGAAAGAACACATAAATATGCTATTGGGATCCAGAGCATTTTATGAAGGTTGGGATTCAAATAGACCTAATGTTATAGTTTTCATCAATATTGGAAAAGGCGAATCTACCAAAAAGTTTGTTTTGCAATCTATTGGAAGAGGTTTGAGAGTACAACCTGTTAAAAATGGTGATAGAAAGAGATTAGGAATAAATACAAAATTTAACATACACAAAAAGTTTATATTGCCAATTGAAACTCTATTTGTATGGGGAACAAAACCAAATGTAATAAAACAAGTTATTGAAAGCACTAGAGAAATAATTAAGAATTCTGGTATAAAAATTGAATTAAAGAAAAATATAGAAAGAATTAATGGAAATAAGTTGTTTGTTCCTTATTACAAAAAAGTAAAAAGAAGTATAAACATTGATGTATTAAAGAATGAAAACATACAAAAATATATTATTAATACTATTGATTTTAATGATGTAAAAAATTTACTTGAAAACATTTCTGATGAACTATTATATTTATTCTATTTAACTAAAGATGATAAACCAATAGAAAAAATAGAACTACTAAGAGAACTATTTGAAGATAAAAATAAAGATAAATTTTTTAAGATTAGAGATGATAAAAAAAGATTAGGCTGGCATGAATGCATTAAAGATATTATTAGGTATATAAACAATTTTGTTATTTCTGATACAATTTCTGCTGTTGAAGAAAGTGAGGAACCTATAATTCATTATAAAGGAATTAAGATAAGAATACCAAAAGAAGAAGAAGTCAACAAAGTAAAGGAAACAATAGAAAAGGTTTATAGTGAACATGATGAAAAAAGAATAAGTATAACAGGAAAAGATAGAGATGAAATAGAACTAGACTTTATTAAAGAACATTATTTTATTCCTGTTATAAAAGCTCTCGATAGGGAAGTTGTAAAAAACTTATTGGTCAACATTCTTAACGAAAGAAGCGAGATAGAGTTTATTAATGAATTAAAGAAAAAATCTAATTATTTTGAAATTTTTGATTGGTGGTTATTTAGTAAAATTGTTCAAAAAATTGACAACATCTACATACCATATACAAACAAAGAAGGAAATACAGAAAAATTTTATCCTGATTTTGTTTTTTGGTTTAAAAAAGCTAATAATTATTTTGTTGTTTTTGTTGATCCTAAATCAACTGAGTATGCAGATGGATATAGAAAAATTGATGGTTTTGTAAAACTATTTTATGAAAGTAAAAAAACTAAAATTTTTGAAAAAGATGGATCAAAAATTATTTTTGATTTATATTTATTTAATAAGAATTTTGGTAGTCCAGAAAAATATCAAGAATTTTGGGTAGGAAGTGTTGATGAATTTATAAATAGATTACTTAAAAGATTTGAAATTGATAAATAA
- a CDS encoding DNA methyltransferase: MNRHEKEFYKALNDLFIGEEIEGKSGYVNLMKIKSTYYTKIVQPELEELINKELEINGIEDFREELFEKLYTFFKRYFSESGSIYYTYTPWSERIYERVYDPEKDVILFWKTHMLYYVKTEKNYKSVEIKIKGINGEEIKFYFDVSELEHKKANERKDIMFEFKEIDKEKRIVLRCIYSERVRKTKIDEIVKQANKEYKDITTEDVEKAIRIFNKQSEVDYFINKDAEKFLKEQLDMYVYQYMFDSENVWSIKRVKEIQVFKKIANKIIEFIAQFENELVKIWNKPKFVFNSNYVITIDRIVEKEGGYEVLEKILNHKNIDQQIEEWKELGIVDEGFKKEEIYQQEQSNLFSERWEINEKYKHLPIDTRYFKDIEIEISELFNNLDDALDGWLIKSENYQALNTILPKFREKIQTIYIDPPFNLDSSDQFMYRTNYKDANWATLLENRIRLAREWLNEKGSIFVRCDYNGNWIVRPLMDEIFGNENFRNEIIVSRISKQDPKVKKFNSATDSIYFFSKTENFYFKLLFKKLKKAKGERWHSMDSQGQGKPLYIFGYLLDPPKGRHWTYGQERIKTLEKKKKIRIRCKNCGYEHYEGVWNGCPNCKNSVDVVVEYLLPSTEEKQIDSNWTDISGYTSNWNFSTENSEILLKRVIESTSEEKDLVMDFFLGSGTTTAVAHKLRRKWIGIELGDHFYTVILPRMKKVLAYDKSGISKEKDVKESYNEKNAGGFFKYYELEQYEDVLRNAKYEHGNLNLQPSPGKDVFNEYIFMRSTKFVETVLKREGNEYKVNLTKLYPEMRIDIVETLSNVLGKKIKKISKESFELEDIGEIRYDNIPVEYIKPLIWW, from the coding sequence AAGAGTTATTTGAAAAACTATACACATTCTTTAAAAGATATTTTTCAGAAAGTGGTTCGATTTATTATACATACACACCATGGAGTGAAAGAATATATGAAAGAGTATATGACCCAGAAAAAGATGTAATACTTTTCTGGAAAACACATATGTTGTACTATGTCAAAACAGAAAAAAACTACAAAAGTGTTGAGATAAAGATAAAAGGGATAAACGGTGAAGAGATAAAGTTTTATTTTGATGTGTCAGAGTTAGAACATAAAAAAGCAAATGAGAGAAAAGATATAATGTTTGAATTCAAAGAAATAGACAAAGAAAAAAGGATAGTATTAAGATGTATATATTCAGAAAGAGTAAGAAAAACAAAAATAGATGAAATAGTAAAGCAAGCGAATAAAGAATATAAAGACATAACAACAGAAGATGTAGAAAAAGCGATAAGGATATTTAACAAGCAAAGTGAAGTAGATTACTTTATAAATAAAGATGCAGAGAAATTTTTAAAAGAACAATTAGATATGTATGTATATCAATATATGTTTGATTCAGAAAATGTTTGGAGTATAAAGAGGGTAAAAGAGATACAAGTATTCAAAAAAATAGCAAATAAGATAATAGAATTTATAGCACAGTTTGAGAACGAACTAGTAAAGATATGGAACAAACCAAAATTTGTATTTAACAGTAATTATGTAATAACAATAGATAGGATAGTAGAAAAAGAAGGGGGATATGAAGTACTTGAAAAGATATTAAATCATAAGAATATAGACCAACAAATAGAAGAGTGGAAAGAATTAGGAATAGTTGATGAAGGATTCAAGAAAGAAGAAATATATCAACAAGAACAAAGTAATTTATTTAGTGAAAGGTGGGAAATAAATGAGAAATATAAACATTTACCGATAGATACGAGATACTTTAAAGATATAGAGATAGAAATATCGGAATTATTTAACAATCTAGATGATGCGCTTGATGGATGGTTAATAAAGAGCGAGAACTATCAAGCATTGAATACGATATTACCAAAATTTAGAGAAAAGATTCAAACAATTTATATTGATCCACCGTTTAATTTAGATTCATCGGACCAATTTATGTATAGAACGAATTATAAAGACGCTAATTGGGCAACATTATTGGAGAATAGAATTAGACTTGCAAGAGAATGGTTGAATGAAAAAGGGAGTATATTTGTAAGATGTGATTATAATGGTAATTGGATTGTTAGACCTTTAATGGATGAAATTTTTGGTAATGAAAATTTTAGAAATGAAATTATTGTCAGCAGAATTAGCAAACAAGATCCAAAAGTAAAAAAATTTAATTCAGCTACAGATTCTATTTATTTTTTTTCTAAAACTGAAAATTTTTATTTTAAATTACTTTTTAAAAAATTAAAAAAAGCTAAAGGTGAACGATGGCATTCGATGGATTCTCAAGGTCAAGGTAAGCCTCTATACATTTTTGGTTATTTACTAGATCCTCCAAAAGGGAGACATTGGACGTATGGTCAGGAAAGGATAAAAACTTTGGAAAAAAAGAAAAAAATAAGAATCAGATGTAAAAATTGTGGTTATGAACATTATGAAGGTGTTTGGAATGGTTGCCCAAACTGTAAAAATAGTGTAGATGTTGTTGTAGAATATTTGTTACCTTCTACTGAAGAAAAACAAATTGATTCAAATTGGACGGACATTTCTGGTTATACCTCTAATTGGAATTTTTCTACTGAAAATTCTGAAATTCTTTTAAAACGCGTTATAGAATCCACATCGGAGGAAAAAGATTTAGTTATGGATTTCTTTTTAGGAAGCGGTACCACAACGGCTGTTGCACATAAGTTAAGGAGAAAATGGATTGGAATCGAATTAGGAGATCATTTTTATACTGTTATTTTACCACGAATGAAAAAAGTATTAGCATATGATAAATCAGGTATTTCAAAAGAGAAGGATGTTAAAGAATCATATAATGAAAAAAATGCTGGTGGTTTTTTCAAATACTATGAACTAGAGCAATATGAAGATGTATTGCGTAATGCAAAATATGAGCATGGAAATTTAAATTTACAACCATCACCAGGAAAAGATGTATTTAATGAATATATATTTATGAGATCAACGAAATTTGTAGAAACAGTATTAAAAAGGGAAGGGAATGAATACAAAGTTAATTTAACAAAACTATATCCTGAAATGAGAATAGACATAGTAGAAACATTGTCTAATGTATTAGGAAAGAAAATAAAGAAAATAAGTAAAGAAAGTTTTGAATTAGAAGACATAGGAGAAATAAGGTATGATAATATACCAGTAGAATATATTAAACCTCTAATATGGTGGTGA
- a CDS encoding 5'-nucleotidase, lipoprotein e(P4) family encodes MKKLLVIFAILLSISLLFAGEYYIVQKGDTLSKIAKETGLTVEELVKYNNLKNPDLIIVGQRLRLTPQYTQKDLNEQLVMAALWYQNAGEARAIAYQAYNFAKILYDMDLKEESTLKRAVIVDVDETVLDNSPYDAGTIDTNNAYPIGWNEWCEAKLATPIPGALEFLNYVAKNNGEVFYITNRSDSLKKATIENLKNLGFPFADEKHVLTKSTTSDKEPRRKMVAENYRIVLLIGDNLNDFSSVFRHKTTSERNELVDEMKDKWGTKFIILPNPIYGDWEGAVYNYNWGMSPEEKSKVRKENLIRWRPQK; translated from the coding sequence ATGAAAAAGTTATTAGTGATTTTTGCTATTCTTCTATCTATTTCATTATTATTTGCTGGTGAATACTACATTGTTCAAAAAGGGGATACTTTGTCAAAAATTGCAAAAGAAACTGGTTTAACAGTTGAAGAGTTGGTAAAATATAATAATCTTAAAAATCCTGATTTGATAATAGTAGGTCAAAGATTAAGATTAACTCCTCAATATACGCAAAAAGATCTAAATGAACAATTAGTAATGGCTGCTCTATGGTATCAAAACGCAGGAGAAGCGCGAGCGATTGCATATCAAGCATATAATTTTGCAAAAATTCTTTATGATATGGATTTAAAAGAAGAGTCGACTTTAAAACGGGCAGTAATTGTTGATGTTGATGAGACAGTACTTGATAATTCTCCATATGATGCTGGAACAATTGATACAAATAATGCTTATCCAATTGGTTGGAATGAATGGTGTGAAGCAAAACTTGCTACACCTATTCCAGGAGCATTAGAATTTCTAAATTATGTAGCAAAAAACAATGGAGAAGTATTTTACATAACTAATAGAAGCGATAGTTTGAAAAAAGCAACTATTGAAAACCTTAAAAATCTTGGTTTTCCATTTGCGGATGAAAAGCATGTATTAACTAAATCTACAACTTCTGACAAAGAGCCAAGGAGAAAAATGGTAGCAGAAAATTACAGAATAGTTCTTCTTATTGGTGATAATTTGAACGACTTTTCATCTGTATTTAGGCATAAGACAACATCTGAAAGAAATGAACTTGTAGACGAAATGAAAGATAAATGGGGGACAAAATTTATAATACTTCCGAATCCAATCTATGGAGATTGGGAAGGAGCAGTATATAACTATAATTGGGGAATGTCTCCTGAAGAAAAGAGTAAGGTAAGAAAAGAGAATCTTATAAGATGGAGACCTCAAAAATAA
- a CDS encoding ATP-binding protein → MVSSEILKEIIIENENFISKLDYIFPRNINLPDLKYLKKAVILYGVRRSGKSYILLDIYKKNSNNALYIDFEDERLNDLQPEDLEKIKEAFFELKPNCLNNDKVIFLFDEIQNVPSWEKYVRRLIERNNITVFCAGSSSKITPYEIHTSLRGRSWSIEILPFSFKEFVSLKTNNLDPSQLVYGENKIIIKKLFIDYLKFGGLPELSFLENEFDKKKILKEYINSMYFRDIVERYQIKNIQLLDALWDKLFSSFSTRFSLHSFYKHYKELIPFSKDSLYAYYKYFLNSMLVYEVRKFSESSYKRVRNPVKIYLVDHGLAKKVTSEDYGRILENIVYIELKRKGFEIFYFYEKSECDFIAKKDNLLVAYQVTWELNEKNKSREIKGILSAAKYLNIDNLNVLTYEQEDTLEIDGKKIKVLPIWKWLLS, encoded by the coding sequence ATGGTATCATCAGAAATTTTAAAAGAAATTATTATTGAGAATGAAAATTTCATTTCTAAACTCGACTATATTTTTCCTAGAAACATAAATTTGCCTGATTTAAAATACTTAAAAAAGGCTGTAATTTTATACGGAGTTAGAAGAAGTGGAAAAAGTTATATTCTTCTTGACATATATAAAAAAAATTCTAATAATGCTTTATATATAGATTTTGAAGATGAGAGACTTAATGATCTTCAACCTGAAGATTTAGAAAAAATCAAAGAAGCATTCTTTGAATTAAAACCTAACTGTTTAAATAATGATAAAGTTATATTCTTATTCGATGAAATTCAAAATGTTCCTTCGTGGGAAAAATATGTTAGAAGATTAATAGAAAGAAATAATATTACAGTTTTTTGTGCAGGTTCTTCTTCAAAGATCACTCCTTATGAAATTCATACTTCTCTTAGAGGACGTTCTTGGAGTATTGAAATTTTACCTTTTTCATTCAAAGAGTTTGTGTCTTTAAAAACTAATAATCTTGATCCTTCGCAATTAGTTTATGGAGAAAACAAAATAATTATTAAAAAATTATTTATAGATTATCTCAAATTTGGAGGGTTACCTGAATTGTCTTTTTTAGAAAACGAATTTGATAAGAAGAAAATTTTAAAGGAATATATTAATTCAATGTATTTTAGAGATATAGTTGAAAGATATCAAATTAAAAATATTCAGTTACTTGATGCTCTCTGGGATAAGTTATTTTCATCATTTTCCACTAGATTTTCACTGCATAGTTTTTATAAACACTATAAAGAACTTATTCCATTTTCTAAAGATAGTTTATATGCTTATTATAAATATTTTCTTAATAGTATGCTTGTTTATGAAGTAAGAAAATTCTCTGAATCTTCATATAAGCGAGTAAGAAATCCTGTGAAAATTTACCTCGTTGACCATGGTCTTGCAAAAAAAGTAACTTCGGAAGATTATGGAAGAATTTTAGAAAATATTGTATATATTGAGTTAAAAAGAAAAGGTTTTGAAATATTTTATTTTTATGAGAAAAGTGAGTGTGATTTTATTGCTAAAAAAGACAATTTGCTAGTAGCATATCAAGTAACTTGGGAGTTAAACGAAAAAAATAAATCGAGAGAGATTAAAGGAATATTGTCGGCAGCTAAATATTTAAATATAGATAATTTAAATGTATTAACATATGAACAAGAAGATACATTAGAAATTGACGGTAAAAAAATTAAAGTTTTACCTATATGGAAGTGGCTTCTATCATAA
- the mggS gene encoding mannosylglucosylglycerate synthase encodes MKVALVHYRAGLMDGVSLEMEKWKKVLKRMGHEVDIVAGNNKEGVDVVVTSIGFENPKYRLINKNAFERLEDFDINGLLNIIFEESDKVYNDIVHVLKKYDVIIPNNIWSLGAFLPSAIALFRFAKEHSEKLFIGHHHDFWWEREYFLNYTDEKIKELLEMYCPPLGDNIKHVVINSLARNALYLKKNVESTIVPNVMDFNEPLFTNEDVNLKIRDAYNISENSIVLLQATRITERKAIELAIELVNQMSKLSKKYVGKKLYNGKIFNGEIALAFSGMCESENYKYKLLDLAFKYGIRTIDLYPNVENKIWTFWDLYSVADAITYPSILEGWGNQLLEAIIVKKPIVLFEYKVFESDIKMSGLKYISLGNSYFKKDGLVNVDEGIEIKAAEKLFEILFDKESYEKTVNENFEIGKKFYSLESLQKIIQGILNDKV; translated from the coding sequence ATGGACGGAGTATCACTTGAAATGGAAAAATGGAAAAAGGTATTAAAAAGAATGGGGCATGAAGTTGATATAGTAGCAGGGAATAACAAAGAAGGTGTAGATGTTGTTGTTACATCGATTGGTTTTGAAAATCCAAAATATAGATTAATAAATAAAAATGCTTTTGAAAGACTTGAAGATTTTGATATAAATGGATTATTGAATATAATTTTTGAAGAAAGTGATAAAGTTTATAATGACATTGTTCACGTTCTTAAAAAGTATGATGTAATTATTCCAAATAATATTTGGTCCTTAGGAGCTTTTTTGCCATCAGCGATTGCGCTCTTTAGATTTGCTAAAGAACATTCAGAAAAATTATTCATAGGACATCATCACGATTTTTGGTGGGAGAGAGAATATTTTTTGAATTATACAGATGAAAAGATTAAAGAACTTTTAGAAATGTATTGTCCTCCACTTGGTGATAATATAAAACATGTTGTGATAAATTCACTTGCTAGGAATGCTCTATATTTGAAAAAGAATGTTGAATCTACAATTGTACCAAATGTAATGGATTTCAACGAACCTCTATTTACAAATGAAGATGTAAATTTAAAAATAAGAGATGCATATAATATATCTGAAAATTCGATTGTTCTACTTCAGGCTACTAGAATAACAGAAAGAAAAGCAATTGAATTGGCAATTGAACTGGTTAATCAGATGTCAAAACTTTCTAAAAAATATGTTGGTAAAAAATTATATAATGGGAAAATATTTAACGGAGAAATAGCTTTAGCATTTTCTGGAATGTGTGAAAGTGAAAATTATAAATACAAATTATTAGATTTGGCATTTAAATATGGTATTCGTACAATAGATCTTTATCCTAATGTTGAGAATAAAATATGGACTTTTTGGGATTTGTATAGTGTTGCAGATGCTATTACATATCCATCTATTCTTGAAGGTTGGGGGAATCAATTGCTAGAAGCAATTATTGTAAAAAAACCTATAGTTTTATTTGAATACAAAGTTTTTGAATCTGACATAAAAATGTCAGGACTAAAATATATAAGCCTTGGAAATAGTTATTTCAAAAAAGATGGTTTGGTTAATGTCGATGAAGGAATTGAAATAAAAGCTGCTGAAAAATTGTTTGAAATTTTGTTTGATAAAGAATCGTATGAAAAAACTGTAAATGAAAATTTTGAAATTGGTAAGAAATTTTATAGCTTGGAGAGTTTACAAAAAATTATTCAAGGTATTTTAAATGATAAAGTATAA
- a CDS encoding MurR/RpiR family transcriptional regulator: MEDVKLGIIEKLKAIYDQLKPAERKIARYIINYPDDVIHHSISELSELAKVGEATISRISRKLGYKGFQALKIELAKELSSISFEETKTNSVISEVIESLNKLSKIINENEIEQIAKKVVESNKIFFFGVGSSGVVAEYGALLFTRSGFFANYYNDPHMQVISAAGMDNKTVVFGISSSGNIRDTVKSMKVAKDSKAFTVAITGGYESKITEVVDKTLYIPPAGLERGMPKISPIVSQISILHMIFEEVLSLKKEAIEIIKKANTTLKTKKYLSKNEKI; the protein is encoded by the coding sequence ATGGAAGATGTTAAATTAGGAATTATAGAAAAATTAAAAGCTATTTATGACCAATTAAAACCTGCTGAAAGAAAAATTGCAAGATATATTATCAACTATCCAGATGATGTAATACATCATTCGATAAGCGAATTATCTGAACTTGCAAAAGTAGGAGAAGCAACTATTTCCAGGATTAGTCGAAAACTTGGATATAAAGGGTTTCAAGCATTAAAAATAGAACTTGCAAAAGAACTTTCTTCGATATCATTTGAAGAAACTAAAACTAATTCTGTAATTTCAGAAGTCATTGAATCATTGAACAAATTATCAAAGATTATAAATGAAAATGAAATAGAACAGATCGCAAAAAAAGTAGTTGAATCAAATAAAATATTCTTTTTTGGTGTAGGTTCTAGTGGAGTAGTAGCTGAATATGGAGCATTATTATTTACAAGAAGTGGATTCTTTGCAAATTATTATAACGATCCTCATATGCAGGTTATAAGTGCAGCAGGGATGGATAATAAAACAGTAGTTTTTGGGATTTCCTCAAGTGGAAATATTAGAGATACAGTTAAATCTATGAAAGTTGCAAAAGATTCAAAAGCATTTACTGTTGCTATAACAGGAGGGTATGAATCGAAAATTACTGAAGTTGTGGATAAAACTCTCTATATTCCTCCTGCTGGATTAGAACGCGGTATGCCAAAAATTTCTCCGATTGTTTCTCAAATTTCAATTCTTCATATGATTTTTGAAGAAGTTTTATCTTTGAAAAAAGAAGCTATAGAAATTATTAAAAAGGCTAACACAACTTTAAAAACGAAAAAATATTTAAGTAAAAATGAAAAAATTTAA
- a CDS encoding MFS transporter produces MKINIERKNFFAFIWHAIFLAFASSFIEINTVVPSLILKAGGSEFIVGLVTGITVGIPLIAQLLFASLLVSKPLKKPYLLIGIYLRISSLFLIALVLSVHFSNKFVLLFTILGLTIFSFSGVFAGVSYTDLLGKSISKENLRKFMSTRQILRSIFALTGAFTAKIVLNAFGYPVNYAVMFYISSFSLFIASIGFWLIEEEKIAFHKKFPSFINIFKNIPKYILNDKNLLNYVIFNNLTGFGLIIIPFYVTLAKNSFALDNKIVGNFLFLQMFGIILASFLWKKLLHNKGFKNVLKYCVMIGSITPILALILSNFSSKIYSIVFLISGFTLSARQMSFEGLLIEISNSENRALYVGISGALNIVTATLPLIIGIILKITGYEIIFLSVSVFILLSLVFLNKIKTN; encoded by the coding sequence ATGAAAATAAATATTGAAAGAAAAAACTTCTTTGCTTTTATATGGCATGCTATATTTCTTGCTTTTGCTTCCTCTTTTATTGAAATAAATACAGTTGTTCCATCACTGATTTTAAAAGCCGGTGGTTCTGAATTTATTGTTGGACTTGTAACAGGTATAACAGTTGGAATTCCCCTTATAGCTCAACTTTTATTTGCTAGTTTATTAGTTTCAAAGCCTCTAAAAAAACCATATCTTTTAATTGGAATATATCTTAGAATTTCTTCACTTTTTCTAATTGCTCTTGTTCTTTCAGTACATTTTTCAAATAAATTTGTTTTACTTTTTACAATTCTTGGCCTTACAATTTTTTCTTTTAGTGGAGTTTTTGCAGGTGTCAGCTATACTGACTTACTTGGAAAATCAATTTCAAAAGAAAATCTAAGAAAATTTATGAGCACTAGACAAATACTAAGAAGTATTTTTGCCTTAACAGGAGCTTTTACCGCAAAAATTGTACTAAATGCCTTTGGATATCCTGTTAACTATGCTGTTATGTTTTATATTTCTTCTTTTTCACTTTTTATTGCTTCAATTGGTTTTTGGTTAATTGAAGAAGAAAAAATAGCATTTCATAAGAAATTCCCCTCATTTATTAATATCTTTAAAAATATCCCAAAATATATTTTAAATGATAAAAATTTACTAAATTATGTTATTTTCAATAATCTTACCGGTTTTGGGCTAATTATTATTCCGTTTTATGTCACTCTAGCAAAAAATTCATTCGCTTTAGATAATAAAATTGTTGGAAATTTTTTGTTTTTGCAAATGTTTGGAATTATTTTAGCTAGTTTCCTTTGGAAAAAATTATTGCATAACAAAGGATTTAAAAACGTTCTAAAATATTGTGTTATGATTGGAAGTATTACACCGATTCTTGCATTAATTTTAAGTAATTTTTCCTCAAAGATTTATTCTATTGTTTTTCTAATTTCAGGATTCACTTTAAGTGCTAGACAAATGTCATTTGAAGGGCTATTAATAGAAATAAGCAATAGTGAAAACCGTGCATTATACGTAGGTATTTCAGGAGCATTAAATATCGTAACAGCTACTCTACCATTAATTATTGGAATTATATTGAAAATTACCGGTTATGAAATAATATTTTTGTCAGTTTCAGTTTTTATACTTCTAAGTCTAGTATTTTTAAATAAAATAAAAACAAATTAA